One region of Mucilaginibacter gotjawali genomic DNA includes:
- the tgt gene encoding tRNA guanosine(34) transglycosylase Tgt: MKFNLTAQDPHSKARAGELITDHGTIQTPIFMPVGTAGTVKAVHQRELRDDIKAQIILGNTYHLYLRPGLDTIEKAGGLHKFNGWEKPILTDSGGYQVYSLTDVRKIKEEGVTFRSHIDGSKHLFTPENVMDIQRIIGADIIMAFDECTPYPCDYNYAKRSIEMTHRWLKRCCDRFDSTEPKYGYSQTLFPIVQGSVYKDLRIRSAEFIASMDREGNAIGGLSVGEPAEEMYAMTEIVCNILPEQKPRYLMGVGTPVNILENIALGIDMFDCVMPTRNARNGMLFTKNGIINIKNEKWKNDFSAIEEDSDLFSDTAYSKSYLRHLIHSGEMLGAQIATLHNLHFYLWLVTEARNKIIAGEFYNWKNIMVNRLGQRL, encoded by the coding sequence ATGAAATTCAACTTAACAGCACAGGATCCGCATTCAAAAGCCCGGGCGGGTGAGCTCATCACCGATCACGGCACCATACAAACGCCTATATTTATGCCTGTGGGTACCGCAGGCACGGTAAAAGCCGTTCACCAGCGCGAATTACGGGATGATATTAAAGCACAGATCATCCTGGGCAATACCTACCACCTTTATTTAAGGCCGGGACTGGATACGATTGAAAAAGCCGGTGGCCTGCATAAATTTAACGGCTGGGAGAAGCCGATATTGACCGACAGCGGCGGCTACCAGGTATATTCGCTCACGGATGTGCGTAAAATTAAGGAAGAAGGCGTTACCTTCCGCTCGCATATTGATGGATCGAAACACCTGTTTACGCCGGAAAACGTGATGGATATCCAGCGCATCATCGGCGCCGATATCATCATGGCTTTTGACGAATGTACACCCTACCCCTGCGATTACAACTACGCCAAACGGTCAATCGAGATGACGCACCGCTGGCTAAAACGCTGCTGCGACCGCTTTGACAGTACCGAACCAAAGTATGGTTACAGCCAGACGTTGTTCCCTATTGTGCAGGGCTCGGTGTATAAAGATTTGCGGATACGCTCAGCCGAATTTATCGCATCCATGGACCGCGAAGGCAATGCCATAGGCGGTTTATCTGTTGGCGAACCGGCAGAAGAGATGTACGCCATGACAGAAATTGTTTGCAATATATTACCGGAGCAAAAACCGCGTTATCTAATGGGCGTAGGTACGCCTGTTAACATATTGGAAAATATAGCCCTGGGAATTGATATGTTTGATTGTGTAATGCCGACGCGGAATGCGCGTAACGGCATGCTTTTTACAAAAAACGGTATCATCAACATTAAAAATGAAAAATGGAAGAACGATTTTTCGGCCATTGAAGAAGACAGCGACCTGTTTTCGGATACCGCTTACTCAAAATCGTATTTACGCCATTTAATTCATTCGGGCGAAATGTTGGGCGCACAAATTGCTACCTTGCATAACCTCCATTTTTATTTATGGCTGGTAACCGAAGCACGGAATAAGATCATAGCAGGCGAATTTTATAACTGGAAAAACATCATGGTAAACCGCCTGGGGCAACGACTATAA